The following proteins are encoded in a genomic region of Gimesia algae:
- a CDS encoding Hsp20/alpha crystallin family protein yields the protein MLSTRTHKLGFPFSTNLRNELDDAFSQMFGKSLSGLEGAYSPLSVWEEDSKYHIALDVPGMKKEELSLDIQDGHLILTGERKTLEGREFLHNERRYGKFKRVIQLPDWADPASVNATLDSGVLTVVLDKKLEMQPKKIDIHDVVKPE from the coding sequence ATGTTAAGCACACGTACTCACAAATTAGGATTTCCCTTTTCAACAAATCTCCGTAACGAATTAGATGATGCGTTCAGCCAGATGTTTGGAAAGTCCCTGTCTGGTCTGGAAGGGGCTTATTCACCGTTATCGGTCTGGGAAGAAGACAGTAAGTATCATATTGCCCTTGATGTTCCGGGTATGAAAAAGGAAGAGTTGTCACTGGATATCCAGGATGGCCATCTAATTCTCACGGGAGAGCGCAAAACCCTTGAAGGACGTGAATTTCTGCATAATGAACGCCGCTATGGCAAGTTTAAACGCGTGATACAGTTGCCAGACTGGGCCGATCCGGCCTCCGTCAATGCGACCCTTGATTCTGGAGTTTTGACGGTCGTGCTGGATAAAAAGCTGGAAATGCAGCCGAAAAAAATTGATATTCATGATGTAGTCAAACCTGAGTAA
- the glnA gene encoding type I glutamate--ammonia ligase has translation MTPKDFFAFAEKHGAKMVDLKFTDIFGTWQHCSYPISTWDEGTFEDGVGFDGSSIRGWQTIDSSDMLAVPDPASVKLDPFFKSPTVSVLADIVDPITKEDYNKDPRNVAKKGLAYLQQTGIADSCFIGPEPEFFIFDDVRYLSNQRGAMYEIDSSEAAWNTGRSEEGNLGHKVGYKGGYFPVAPTDTYGDLRAEMVDELQKVGIVVEAHHHEVATAGQCEIDMEFSPLLQMADQFMWYKYIIKNVAKRNGKTVTFMPKPVFDDNGSGMHTHISLWKDGNTLMAGDGYAGLSELALHAIGGILKHGRALIALSNPTANSFHRLVPGFEAPVTLAMSQRNRSASCRIPMYSGSPKAKRVEFRCPDPTANGYLSFTALMMAMIDGVQNKIDPGEPLDRDIYDMTPEELAETNVAPKSLDEALIALEEDSAFLTAGDVFSEDLIKAFIKFKRTEELDPIRLRPHPYEFDLYYNA, from the coding sequence ATGACTCCCAAAGATTTTTTTGCTTTTGCAGAAAAACACGGCGCAAAGATGGTCGACCTGAAGTTCACCGACATCTTTGGTACTTGGCAGCACTGTTCTTACCCCATCAGTACCTGGGATGAAGGTACTTTCGAAGATGGCGTCGGTTTCGACGGATCATCTATTCGCGGCTGGCAGACAATCGACAGTTCAGACATGCTGGCTGTGCCAGATCCGGCGTCTGTCAAACTTGATCCGTTTTTCAAGTCGCCTACTGTGAGTGTACTGGCTGATATCGTCGATCCGATTACCAAAGAGGACTACAATAAAGATCCGCGCAATGTCGCTAAAAAGGGTCTGGCCTACCTGCAGCAGACCGGGATTGCTGATTCCTGTTTTATTGGTCCCGAACCGGAATTCTTCATATTTGACGATGTACGTTATCTCTCCAATCAGAGAGGCGCCATGTATGAGATCGATTCCTCTGAAGCCGCCTGGAATACAGGACGTTCTGAAGAGGGCAACCTGGGGCATAAAGTTGGTTACAAAGGGGGCTACTTCCCTGTTGCTCCGACTGATACTTATGGTGATTTGCGGGCTGAAATGGTCGATGAGCTTCAGAAAGTGGGTATCGTTGTGGAAGCCCACCACCATGAAGTTGCTACTGCAGGGCAGTGTGAAATTGATATGGAATTTTCACCTCTGCTGCAGATGGCTGACCAGTTCATGTGGTACAAGTACATCATCAAGAATGTCGCCAAGCGTAATGGAAAAACTGTTACGTTCATGCCGAAACCTGTCTTTGATGATAATGGTTCCGGTATGCATACACATATCTCACTCTGGAAAGATGGCAATACATTGATGGCCGGTGATGGCTATGCCGGGCTCAGTGAACTGGCGCTGCATGCGATCGGTGGAATTCTGAAGCACGGACGAGCCCTGATCGCACTGTCGAACCCGACTGCCAACAGCTTCCATCGACTGGTACCTGGCTTCGAAGCTCCTGTGACGCTGGCAATGAGTCAGCGTAACCGTTCTGCATCCTGTCGTATCCCGATGTACTCCGGTAGTCCTAAAGCGAAACGCGTTGAGTTTCGTTGTCCGGATCCCACAGCCAATGGCTATCTGAGCTTTACCGCTTTGATGATGGCCATGATTGATGGTGTGCAGAATAAGATCGATCCTGGTGAACCTCTGGATCGTGATATCTATGACATGACACCAGAAGAACTGGCTGAGACAAATGTGGCTCCCAAATCTCTCGACGAAGCATTAATCGCACTGGAAGAAGATAGCGCCTTCCTGACCGCTGGCGATGTCTTCAGTGAAGACCTGATTAAGGCATTCATCAAGTTCAAACGGACTGAAGAGTTGGATCCCATCCGATTACGCCCACATCCCTATGAGTTCGACCTCTACTACAATGCCTGA
- a CDS encoding endo alpha-1,4 polygalactosaminidase, protein MNLRLSHSLLFVLYLMVSAIQPLSATERSRFIPKGFQLYYGSDPKVLVQLQQRIQPGQVIVIELRGLSTEQIQKLAARAHQLKAKVIAYLSVGELGQIEQQNFQQYLKQHAPQTSLTDLTLSKNETFQSWHMDVGQPAWRNFLIQRIKQIYQQPVDGLFLDTIDSVDLYISNKAWPVPRRAQSVKAMVSLIREIKSVSPEKFVLQNRGLNLIGKSVFAGDATGVFVPGLNLQQAHPHNPDGLLWESAYIHTGDWIESKEREMIHIQKQGFTTIFTLGYTDTKANRKQFFQKSRTAGFIPAWGSSTTRLHLEPTESN, encoded by the coding sequence ATGAATTTACGTTTGTCTCACAGCCTGCTCTTCGTTCTCTACCTGATGGTGTCAGCGATTCAGCCTCTTTCAGCCACGGAGCGAAGTCGCTTCATACCGAAGGGTTTTCAACTCTACTATGGCAGCGATCCGAAGGTGTTAGTCCAGCTGCAGCAGCGTATCCAGCCGGGACAGGTGATTGTGATAGAACTTCGCGGACTGTCTACAGAACAGATTCAAAAGCTGGCTGCTCGAGCGCATCAGTTGAAAGCAAAAGTGATCGCGTATCTCAGTGTGGGAGAACTGGGTCAGATTGAACAGCAGAATTTCCAACAGTATTTAAAGCAACATGCTCCTCAGACTTCTCTGACAGATCTCACGCTCAGCAAAAACGAAACATTCCAATCATGGCATATGGATGTCGGTCAACCAGCCTGGCGTAATTTTCTGATTCAGCGAATCAAGCAGATTTATCAACAGCCAGTCGATGGTCTATTTCTGGATACCATCGATTCGGTTGATTTATATATCTCAAACAAAGCCTGGCCAGTTCCACGTAGAGCACAAAGTGTGAAAGCAATGGTTTCCCTGATCCGGGAGATCAAATCGGTATCACCAGAAAAATTCGTCCTGCAAAATCGAGGGTTGAATCTGATCGGTAAGTCCGTCTTTGCAGGTGATGCCACTGGTGTCTTTGTTCCGGGGCTGAATCTGCAACAGGCACATCCTCATAACCCGGATGGATTACTCTGGGAATCTGCTTACATCCATACCGGTGACTGGATCGAATCAAAAGAACGCGAGATGATTCATATCCAGAAGCAGGGGTTCACAACAATATTCACGCTTGGCTATACAGACACGAAAGCTAATCGCAAACAGTTCTTTCAGAAAAGCCGCACTGCGGGTTTCATTCCTGCCTGGGGGAGTTCTACAACCCGATTACACCTGGAGCCGACCGAATCTAACTGA
- a CDS encoding phosphoadenylyl-sulfate reductase has translation MARLTQADLTDLNESFEERTPLELIHWAQEMFGTRLAALSSMQRAGCVVAHMLSELKADIPILFVDTGVLFQETLDTRDRLIQEYGVNIVTLEPAKTMQEQTEELGILYLSVEGQEQCCDLRKTQPLIQVAEQYDALIGSLRRADGGQRTNVPILAIDPAMNCLRVNILASLSKEEFQAYLNEKQVITNSLHQQGYPTIGCNRCTTPVMESEPNRAGRWRHLGPWSQYCGINPTDIAGKQAPSIELPQDLVDRILGRETDFMI, from the coding sequence ATGGCACGTTTGACACAGGCCGATTTAACAGATCTGAATGAGTCGTTTGAAGAACGGACTCCCCTTGAGCTGATTCACTGGGCACAGGAGATGTTTGGCACACGACTCGCGGCATTATCGTCGATGCAGCGTGCGGGTTGTGTCGTGGCTCATATGCTGAGCGAGCTGAAGGCTGACATACCCATTCTGTTTGTCGATACCGGAGTTCTGTTTCAGGAAACCCTCGATACCAGAGATCGCCTGATTCAAGAGTATGGTGTTAATATCGTCACGCTCGAACCGGCGAAAACAATGCAGGAACAGACCGAGGAACTGGGTATCCTCTATCTTTCAGTCGAAGGGCAGGAGCAGTGCTGTGATTTACGTAAAACTCAGCCATTGATTCAGGTCGCAGAACAGTACGATGCGCTCATTGGAAGCCTGCGTCGTGCTGATGGGGGGCAGCGTACTAACGTGCCGATCCTGGCCATTGATCCTGCGATGAACTGTCTACGCGTCAATATCCTGGCAAGTCTTTCCAAGGAAGAGTTTCAGGCGTATCTCAATGAGAAACAGGTCATCACAAATTCTTTACATCAGCAGGGGTACCCCACGATTGGCTGTAACCGCTGCACCACTCCCGTGATGGAGAGTGAACCGAATCGAGCAGGTCGCTGGCGACATCTGGGCCCCTGGTCACAGTACTGTGGAATCAATCCGACCGATATTGCCGGTAAGCAGGCGCCCTCGATTGAACTTCCACAAGATCTGGTCGATCGAATTCTGGGACGTGAAACCGATTTCATGATCTGA
- a CDS encoding sulfatase-like hydrolase/transferase translates to MRPNLIQHNHRLIYRIISLALLVCLSSTISVNAAEKTPPNIIMIVSDDQGYHDLGSFGSENMITPHLDRLAKEGAKLTSFYVTWPACTPSRASLLTGRYPQRNGIYDMIRNEAPDYGHKYKSADYEVTFERIGGMDVREKLLPALLKPAGYVSAIYGKWDLGIHKRFLPLARGFDDFYGFTNTGIDYFTHERYGVPSMYRNNQPTEEDKGTYCTYLFQREAVRFIKENHQKPFFLYLPFNAPHSASSLDPRIRGGAQAPEKYKKMYPHLKDTLVTKKKTGRYEFRESPNGPVINQGLSASKRRLEYVASITCMDEAIGEVLELLDKYQIADNTIVVFFSDNGGGGGADNSPLKGKKGMMFEGGIRVPCLVRYPAKIKPGTVNDELLTSLELVPTFLKEAGIPLPEDTVIDGYDMLPVLMGKTVSPRNEMYWQRRADKAARVGHWKWVESEKGNGLFDLSQDIGEKHDLSPTHPEKLKEMKVHFANWKKQMADAEPRGPFRDF, encoded by the coding sequence ATGCGTCCGAATCTGATCCAGCACAACCATCGTTTGATTTATCGTATCATCAGTCTGGCTTTGCTGGTTTGTCTGTCGTCGACAATCAGTGTTAATGCAGCCGAAAAAACGCCTCCCAATATTATTATGATTGTCAGTGACGATCAGGGATATCATGATCTGGGCAGCTTTGGCAGCGAGAATATGATTACTCCCCATCTGGATCGTCTGGCAAAAGAAGGAGCAAAGTTGACCAGTTTCTACGTGACCTGGCCCGCGTGCACTCCGAGTCGGGCCAGCCTGTTGACTGGTCGCTATCCGCAGCGAAACGGGATCTATGATATGATTCGCAATGAAGCACCAGACTATGGTCACAAGTACAAGTCTGCGGATTATGAAGTGACCTTCGAGCGGATCGGCGGAATGGATGTACGCGAAAAGTTGCTGCCGGCGTTGCTGAAGCCGGCAGGATATGTCAGTGCCATCTATGGGAAATGGGATCTGGGAATACACAAGCGTTTCCTGCCTCTCGCCCGAGGCTTTGACGATTTTTATGGCTTCACAAATACCGGCATCGATTACTTCACTCACGAGCGGTATGGAGTGCCTTCCATGTATCGCAACAATCAACCCACAGAGGAAGACAAAGGCACTTATTGCACGTATCTGTTTCAGCGGGAAGCGGTTCGTTTTATCAAGGAGAATCATCAGAAACCTTTTTTTCTTTATTTGCCCTTCAATGCACCCCACAGTGCATCCAGTCTTGATCCTCGAATTCGTGGCGGTGCCCAGGCTCCGGAAAAATACAAGAAAATGTATCCGCACTTGAAGGATACCCTGGTGACGAAAAAGAAAACGGGACGCTATGAATTCAGGGAAAGTCCAAATGGTCCTGTCATTAATCAGGGACTCTCTGCCAGCAAAAGACGACTGGAGTATGTGGCCTCCATCACTTGCATGGACGAGGCGATTGGCGAAGTACTGGAACTGCTGGATAAATATCAAATCGCCGACAATACCATCGTAGTCTTCTTTTCTGACAACGGGGGCGGCGGTGGGGCTGATAACAGTCCTCTCAAAGGAAAAAAGGGGATGATGTTCGAAGGGGGGATTCGCGTCCCCTGTCTGGTGCGCTACCCGGCAAAAATTAAACCGGGAACAGTAAATGATGAACTGCTGACATCTCTGGAACTGGTACCGACATTCCTCAAAGAAGCCGGGATTCCCTTGCCTGAAGACACCGTGATTGATGGCTACGATATGCTGCCTGTTCTGATGGGTAAGACAGTCTCTCCCCGCAACGAAATGTACTGGCAACGCCGCGCGGACAAAGCCGCGCGGGTCGGGCACTGGAAGTGGGTCGAGTCGGAAAAGGGGAATGGTCTGTTTGACCTGTCACAGGATATCGGTGAGAAACATGATCTCTCCCCTACGCATCCTGAAAAATTGAAAGAAATGAAGGTCCATTTTGCAAACTGGAAAAAACAGATGGCCGATGCTGAACCACGGGGCCCGTTCCGTGATTTTTAA
- a CDS encoding outer membrane protein assembly factor BamB family protein, which translates to MHCPALRISLTLILLIFLMGGTASANDWPMWRLDPARSAHIEQTLPESLQLQWVHRLPQLQPAFKNERLQFDAGYEPVVKNGILFYGSSQNDSVTALDLKTGKQLWKYMTDGPVRFAPVAWKDSVYFGSDDGCLYAVAAQTGNLLWKFRAVPSTRLILGNRRLISVWPVRGGPVIENDTVYFAAGVWPFEGVFVYALDTATGKVKWVNDRLGFLYGQHPHAAEALGGVTPQGYLVISDNELIVPCGTAFPARLNKQTGKLIEFELPKPGRTPGGWFTAAGKAARRGETEVAPTTLQFDRDVNSARHENGQNYGPDGKRGLRQQIRLGDQSLKYQTPIPKVDGTIHSLLVASDYLIAVTLEGSIYCLGPNKTTPITYESPLLKEETVRSGQPQNAQLPAIFSDQLQAGGYVFLAGIPDAKLLNTLLAKPQLQMIYLQNHTGQIKSLRQLYHDRGYPSSKLAFLSDPLNEVELPAYFAQTIITAEPIHSGMNTYSELISLLYPSLRPYGGRLLVKCSEADHQKLAVEFKTLSQVKISRVDGYSVFEKSGAIPGSSNYTGGWSSPDELVKAPVGVLWYDDSVGNFKRAPQPLFVDGVMISHSKFWQGYPAGIRPPYKLLDPQFADVYTGRKLDATQAEMLTTELPTLDQTEKQPSQYRPPYQKNDWSPAPPVIGERTNPLTGKTEPRAFPKSYGCDGGVDYNYLYTMRSGTAAFYDKRVESGTIHISGPRSGCTNSIVPANGLLNVPYYFQGCTCSYPLPVGLSMISMPETHEQWMVWGKSDVQQVQRVGLNFGAPGDRMTDKGTLWLDTPSVGGPSPKLDLQIIPKSVESFYQHSLWIEGGRGWPWVGASGITGVREIRLNQMKAGNYTMRLYFREPEFSSPGQRVFDISLNGKPLISQLDIYQETQSNQKILVREFSQIHLDNQLNLTLTAQTGEPLLCGLELIEQSLPVDILVELPSQKQELLTKP; encoded by the coding sequence ATGCACTGTCCTGCTTTGAGAATATCTTTAACGCTGATACTTCTGATTTTTTTAATGGGGGGAACCGCCAGCGCCAACGACTGGCCGATGTGGCGTCTGGATCCAGCCCGCTCTGCACACATAGAACAGACACTTCCCGAGTCGCTTCAGTTGCAATGGGTACATCGACTCCCACAACTGCAACCGGCATTTAAGAATGAACGCCTGCAGTTTGACGCTGGTTATGAACCAGTTGTCAAAAATGGTATTTTGTTTTATGGCTCTTCCCAGAACGACAGTGTGACCGCCCTGGACCTTAAAACAGGTAAACAACTCTGGAAGTATATGACGGATGGACCGGTTCGCTTTGCCCCGGTCGCCTGGAAGGACTCTGTCTATTTTGGTTCCGATGATGGTTGTCTCTATGCAGTCGCCGCTCAGACCGGAAATCTACTCTGGAAGTTTCGAGCAGTGCCCTCCACACGTCTGATTCTGGGTAATCGCCGCCTGATTTCTGTCTGGCCCGTACGGGGAGGCCCCGTCATTGAAAATGACACGGTCTATTTTGCAGCAGGAGTCTGGCCTTTCGAGGGAGTTTTTGTTTATGCTCTCGACACGGCAACGGGCAAAGTCAAATGGGTGAATGACCGCCTCGGGTTCCTGTATGGACAGCACCCCCATGCAGCAGAAGCCTTGGGAGGCGTGACTCCACAAGGCTATTTAGTCATCTCGGACAACGAGTTGATTGTTCCCTGTGGCACCGCTTTCCCGGCCCGCCTGAATAAACAGACGGGAAAACTGATTGAGTTTGAACTCCCCAAACCGGGCCGTACTCCAGGAGGCTGGTTTACAGCAGCCGGCAAGGCAGCAAGACGAGGGGAAACGGAAGTCGCCCCCACCACTCTGCAATTCGATCGCGATGTGAATTCAGCCCGTCATGAAAATGGTCAGAATTACGGCCCTGATGGAAAACGCGGGCTTCGACAACAGATTCGGCTTGGTGACCAAAGTCTTAAATACCAAACCCCTATCCCGAAGGTTGACGGGACCATCCATTCTTTGCTCGTTGCTTCGGATTATCTGATCGCAGTCACTCTCGAAGGCAGCATTTATTGTCTGGGGCCAAATAAAACGACACCCATCACTTATGAATCTCCCTTACTGAAAGAGGAAACGGTACGATCCGGGCAGCCTCAGAATGCTCAGTTACCGGCAATATTTTCTGACCAGCTTCAGGCGGGCGGTTATGTTTTTCTGGCAGGTATCCCAGATGCAAAACTACTAAACACATTACTGGCTAAGCCGCAGCTGCAAATGATTTATCTTCAGAATCATACAGGACAGATCAAATCCTTGCGTCAATTATATCACGATCGGGGATACCCCAGTTCAAAACTGGCGTTTCTCTCTGATCCTCTGAATGAAGTGGAACTCCCCGCTTACTTTGCACAAACGATTATCACAGCAGAACCCATTCATTCCGGAATGAATACCTACTCAGAACTGATTTCCCTGCTATACCCGTCACTCAGACCCTATGGCGGCAGATTACTCGTGAAATGCTCAGAAGCGGATCATCAAAAACTGGCTGTCGAGTTTAAGACTCTCTCTCAGGTCAAAATTTCACGCGTTGACGGTTATTCGGTGTTTGAAAAATCAGGTGCCATCCCCGGATCATCCAACTATACCGGGGGCTGGTCCAGCCCGGATGAACTTGTGAAAGCCCCCGTGGGAGTGCTCTGGTATGACGACAGCGTGGGAAATTTTAAACGGGCACCTCAACCGCTGTTTGTAGACGGGGTCATGATTTCACATTCAAAATTCTGGCAGGGTTACCCCGCCGGAATTCGTCCTCCTTACAAATTACTCGACCCCCAATTTGCCGATGTCTACACCGGAAGAAAACTGGATGCCACACAGGCTGAAATGCTGACCACAGAATTACCAACGCTGGATCAAACCGAAAAACAACCCAGTCAGTATCGCCCCCCCTATCAAAAAAATGACTGGAGCCCAGCCCCTCCCGTTATTGGCGAACGCACCAACCCACTCACTGGCAAAACAGAACCACGCGCCTTCCCTAAGAGCTATGGGTGTGATGGTGGGGTCGACTACAACTACCTTTACACGATGCGTTCCGGAACAGCGGCGTTTTACGATAAGAGAGTCGAAAGCGGAACAATTCATATCAGCGGGCCCCGTTCAGGCTGCACAAACAGCATTGTACCTGCCAATGGGTTACTCAATGTACCCTATTATTTTCAGGGGTGTACCTGCAGCTATCCCCTGCCAGTCGGACTCTCCATGATTTCAATGCCCGAAACACACGAGCAATGGATGGTCTGGGGAAAAAGTGATGTGCAACAGGTTCAACGTGTCGGTTTGAATTTCGGTGCTCCCGGCGATCGTATGACCGATAAAGGCACACTCTGGCTGGATACTCCCAGTGTAGGTGGTCCTTCTCCGAAACTTGATCTGCAAATCATCCCGAAGTCAGTGGAATCTTTCTACCAACATTCTCTCTGGATCGAAGGAGGCCGCGGCTGGCCATGGGTGGGTGCATCCGGAATCACTGGCGTCCGAGAGATCAGATTGAATCAAATGAAAGCGGGAAACTATACAATGCGGCTCTATTTCAGAGAGCCTGAGTTTTCCAGCCCCGGGCAGCGGGTCTTCGACATCTCGCTCAATGGAAAGCCCCTCATCAGCCAGCTCGATATTTATCAGGAGACTCAATCCAACCAGAAGATCCTGGTGCGCGAGTTTTCACAAATCCACCTGGATAATCAATTGAACCTGACCTTAACCGCTCAGACGGGAGAGCCATTGCTTTGTGGCCTGGAACTGATTGAGCAGAGCCTGCCTGTCGATATTCTTGTAGAACTACCTTCTCAAAAACAGGAACTGCTCACAAAACCCTGA
- a CDS encoding HAD-IIA family hydrolase has protein sequence MLPGFLIDMDGVIYRGTELIDGAVGFINELKKRDLPFMFLTNNSQRTRRDVVTKLSRMGITVGEEHIFTCAMATARFLAQSKPNGTAYVIGEGGLLHALHRNGYSIVDHDPDYVVVGEGRSMNFEMIEAAVRMIENGAKLIATNMDPNCPTQNGPRPGCGAIVAMLEAATKKQAFSVGKPSPVMMRSARQELGISSAQTTMIGDTMETDILGGVEMGYRSVLVLSGGTSLSDLVNFAYQPDLVVDSIADLNNDEFFQFDQTRFHKVERLLA, from the coding sequence ATGTTACCAGGATTTTTGATTGACATGGATGGTGTGATTTACCGTGGAACTGAACTGATTGATGGGGCAGTTGGATTTATCAACGAATTGAAAAAACGTGATCTCCCTTTCATGTTTTTAACGAATAATAGCCAGAGAACCCGCCGTGATGTTGTTACGAAATTGTCCCGGATGGGAATTACCGTAGGAGAGGAGCATATTTTTACTTGTGCGATGGCGACAGCTCGCTTCCTGGCACAAAGTAAACCAAATGGGACTGCTTATGTGATTGGAGAAGGGGGGCTGCTGCATGCGTTGCATAGAAATGGCTACTCAATTGTTGACCATGATCCCGATTATGTGGTCGTCGGCGAAGGTCGTTCGATGAACTTCGAAATGATCGAAGCGGCTGTTCGAATGATTGAAAATGGTGCAAAGCTGATTGCTACGAATATGGACCCGAACTGCCCGACTCAGAATGGACCGAGGCCAGGCTGTGGCGCCATTGTCGCCATGCTGGAAGCAGCGACGAAGAAACAGGCTTTCAGTGTTGGAAAGCCCAGCCCGGTCATGATGCGCAGTGCCCGACAGGAGCTCGGCATTTCCTCTGCACAGACCACAATGATTGGTGACACGATGGAAACTGATATCCTGGGAGGGGTTGAGATGGGTTACCGTTCTGTACTGGTTCTGTCTGGGGGAACTTCGCTGTCCGATCTGGTGAATTTTGCTTATCAGCCAGACCTGGTGGTGGACAGTATTGCCGATCTGAACAATGACGAATTCTTTCAGTTCGATCAGACTCGATTTCATAAGGTGGAACGCTTACTGGCCTGA